A single region of the Plasmodium reichenowi strain SY57 chromosome 9, whole genome shotgun sequence genome encodes:
- a CDS encoding hypothetical protein (conserved Plasmodium protein, unknown function), translating to MDVNKIIKILFFPRKKCSHFIKCIKRSYKILFVNDSRNNNFLHMMKTCNSYNWSKKKIVLFNIHENNLHIRKRINKVLISSIILSSISICLIEFNILSNIYGYIIGFVLIVYMIMNYIFYNSLILRAVLDYHNKTLLLYPFMLIKRKDVLKQIIISLHDIKKIKKMNNYIKIYIKPKNIQDKHMKSWSFLNMLPYYFPRYNFSKNNILSKNKDEDMLYPYDFNNFNIAVFDKKLTNSSNITSMKIQKNVQGFPLNVHEENKLLSLLKL from the coding sequence atggatgtcaataaaataatcaaGATATTGTTTTTTCCCAGGAAAAAATGTTctcattttataaaatgtattaaGAGAAGTTATAAGatattatttgtaaatgattcaagaaataataattttttacatatgATGAAAACATGTAACTCATATAATTGGtcaaagaaaaaaattgttttatttaatatacatgagaataatttacatattagaaaaagaataaataagGTGCTTATAAGTagtattatattatcttctatatctatatgtttaatagagtttaatatattatctaatATTTATGGTTATATAATAGGTTTTGTATTAATAgtatatatgattatgaattatattttttataattctttaatattaaGAGCTGTGTTAGATTATCACAACAAAACCTTACTATTATATCCATTCatgttaataaaaagaaaagatgttttaaaacaaattattatttctcTTCACgacattaaaaaaattaaaaaaatgaataattatataaaaatttatataaaaccaaaaaatatacaagaCAAACATATGAAAAGTTGGTCATTTCTAAACATGTTACCGTATTATTTCCCTAGATATAATTTTTccaaaaataatatattatccaaaaataaagatgaaGATATGTTATATCCTTAtgattttaataattttaacaTAGCAGTGTTTGATAAAAAACTTACCAACTCTTCGAATATCACATCTATGAAGatacaaaaaaatgtacAAGGATTCCCTTTAAACGTTCATGAGGagaataaattattatcactattaaaattataa